In one Pseudomonadota bacterium genomic region, the following are encoded:
- a CDS encoding curli production assembly protein CsgG: MKRECYVTTLLLIFAFPIIFLTGCATIQKADIQPVPAEKPQVSKTIAAEQPGKRHLKKKVAIARFSNETVYGQGFWVDENKDRIGKQASDILSTKLAATDRFILLERTDIDKIYKEMNLGSLSKLNISADYLIIGSVSEFGRKTVSDVGVFSRVKKQEARAKVNIRLVEVKTGQIIYSEEGEGEAFSEAGTVMGVGDRAGYDSTLNDKAIGAAISKLVSNVIENLLHNPWRSYILAYENNSYIIAGGKSQGININDTFGVYKRGKAIRNPQTGMMVELPAQLIGKIRVASLTGSDPNNEISICNVDVGSIPKTDFEEYYIQEL, translated from the coding sequence TATTACTGATTTTTGCTTTTCCTATTATATTTCTGACAGGATGTGCCACAATCCAAAAGGCAGATATCCAGCCGGTTCCAGCAGAAAAACCTCAAGTAAGCAAAACTATCGCCGCTGAGCAACCCGGCAAAAGGCACCTCAAGAAAAAAGTGGCAATAGCACGGTTCTCAAATGAGACTGTTTACGGGCAAGGATTCTGGGTAGACGAAAACAAAGACCGCATAGGAAAGCAGGCTTCAGATATTCTGTCCACGAAACTTGCCGCAACAGATAGATTTATATTATTGGAACGTACTGATATTGACAAGATATATAAAGAGATGAATCTGGGAAGTCTGTCAAAACTCAATATCTCGGCAGATTACTTGATAATCGGTTCTGTTTCAGAATTTGGCAGAAAGACCGTCAGCGATGTAGGGGTCTTCAGTCGTGTGAAGAAACAGGAAGCACGTGCAAAGGTAAATATACGCCTTGTTGAGGTAAAGACAGGGCAGATCATCTATTCTGAAGAAGGTGAAGGTGAGGCTTTCTCCGAAGCTGGAACGGTAATGGGGGTTGGTGACCGAGCAGGATATGATTCGACGCTCAACGATAAGGCTATCGGAGCCGCCATTTCAAAACTCGTAAGCAACGTAATTGAGAACTTGCTCCATAATCCATGGAGATCATATATCCTTGCGTACGAAAATAACAGTTACATTATTGCAGGTGGTAAATCACAGGGTATAAACATTAATGATACATTTGGGGTTTACAAAAGGGGCAAGGCAATTCGTAACCCACAAACCGGTATGATGGTTGAGCTTCCGGCCCAGTTAATAGGAAAAATAAGGGTTGCTTCATTAACGGGAAGTGATCCGAATAATGAAATCAGCATCTGCAATGTTGATGTAGGCAGCATACCAAAAACAGATTTTGAAGAATATTATATTCAAGAACTGTGA
- a CDS encoding DUF4810 domain-containing protein: MKKYVLLILISILLVGCVTTQNRPEYAWGDYSSSLYGSKKTPTDESLKNHKELLLSIMEESKTKNYRVPPGVFCEYGYILLKEGKKEEAFTYFDLEEQTYPESRVFIQNLKTYASKSSKKDDTPKKDNNGGSDSQDSKDKAANTDSK, encoded by the coding sequence ATGAAAAAATACGTTCTACTAATTCTGATATCAATATTGTTGGTTGGATGTGTGACAACCCAGAATAGACCCGAATATGCATGGGGAGACTATTCGTCTTCGCTTTATGGCTCAAAAAAAACACCCACCGATGAAAGCCTGAAGAATCATAAAGAACTTCTCCTTTCTATTATGGAAGAATCGAAAACTAAGAACTATAGAGTTCCACCTGGAGTTTTTTGTGAATACGGCTATATCCTCCTAAAAGAAGGAAAGAAGGAAGAGGCCTTTACTTATTTTGATTTGGAAGAGCAAACCTATCCAGAGTCCAGAGTGTTTATTCAAAACCTCAAAACATATGCGTCAAAATCTTCAAAAAAAGATGATACTCCGAAAAAAGACAATAATGGAGGTAGTGATAGCCAAGACAGTAAAGATAAGGCTGCAAACACAGATAGCAAATAA
- a CDS encoding DUF799 family lipoprotein yields the protein MKKTAGYIAIFVVLVILIGACVPVITKVAKKDAFPEMYNERPLSILVLPPINVTTAADAKEFYLTTVAEPMSYAGYYVFPIEVTNDILKSVGLHDTEIVGEEHLQKFKEFFGADAVLFVKIVKWDTNYSILAGNVTVGIECTLKSTTTNNDLWQYKGTVVINTTAQSSGGHPLVGLIVQIIATAITTASTDYVPIARRVNYMVIGSMPYGKYHPSFDTDREVEIIQGDMRGFK from the coding sequence ATGAAAAAAACAGCAGGATATATTGCAATATTTGTTGTACTGGTGATACTGATAGGCGCTTGTGTTCCAGTTATAACAAAGGTTGCCAAAAAGGATGCTTTTCCTGAGATGTATAACGAACGTCCTCTCTCAATTTTAGTTCTGCCTCCTATAAATGTGACAACAGCCGCCGATGCTAAAGAATTCTACCTCACAACGGTTGCAGAACCCATGTCATATGCAGGTTATTATGTTTTTCCTATAGAGGTAACCAATGACATCTTAAAATCGGTTGGCTTGCATGACACTGAAATAGTAGGTGAAGAACACCTTCAGAAATTTAAAGAGTTCTTCGGGGCTGATGCGGTTTTGTTCGTTAAAATTGTAAAGTGGGATACAAACTATTCTATTTTAGCCGGAAATGTGACTGTTGGAATAGAGTGTACACTCAAGTCAACCACAACAAATAATGACTTGTGGCAATACAAAGGCACGGTTGTAATAAATACAACCGCTCAGTCAAGCGGAGGACACCCTCTTGTTGGTTTAATTGTTCAAATTATAGCAACTGCCATAACAACAGCTTCGACCGATTATGTCCCTATTGCCCGGAGAGTAAATTATATGGTTATCGGGAGTATGCCTTATGGTAAATATCATCCCAGTTTCGACACAGACAGGGAGGTGGAAATAATTCAAGGAGATATGCGTGGTTTCAAGTAG